TTCAAAAAGGTGGTTCCCAGGACTTCCCTGGGTTGTGAGCCAGGCAAtaggcttatttattttattattattattattattattattattattattattattatactttaagttctagggaacatgtgcacaacgtgcaggttggttacacaggtatacatgggccatgttgatttgctgcacccatcaacttgtcatttacattaggtatttctcctaatgctatccctcccccagccctcccacccctgacaggccccagtgtgtgatgttccctgccctgtgtccatgtgttcttattgttcaattcccacctatgagtgagaatatgccgtgtttggttttctgtccttgtgataatttgctgagaatgatggtttccagcttcatccatgtgcctgcaaaggacatgaacccatccttttttatggctacagagtattccatggtgtatacgtgccacattttcttaatccagtctattattgacgaacattttggttggttctaagtctttgctattgtgaacagtgccacaataaacatatgtgtgcatgtggctttatagtagcatgatttataatcctctgggtatatacccagtaatgggatcactgggtcaaatggtatttctagttctagatccttgaggaatcgccacactgtcttccacaatggttgaactagtttacagtcccaccaacagtgtaaaagtgttcctatttctccacatcctctccagcatctgttgtttcctgactttttaatggtagccattctaactggcatgagatggtatctcattgtggttttgatttgcatttctctaatgacagtgatgagccttttttcatgtgtctgttggctgcataaatgtcttcttttgagaagtgtctgttcatgtcctttgcccactttttgatgttgttgttgttttttttttttttttcttgtaaatttgtttaagttttttgtaggttctggatattagccctttgtcagatgagtagattgcaaaaattttctcccattctgtaggttgcctgttcactctgatggtagtttcatttgctgtgcaaaagctctttagtttaattagatcccatttgtctattttggcttttgctgccattgcttttggtgttttagtcatgaagtcctttcctatgcctatgtcctgaatggtattacctaggttttcttctagggtttttatggtttttaggtcttacatttaagtctttaatccatcttgagttaatttttgtataaggtgtaaggaagggatccagtttcgactttctacatatggctagccagttttcctggcaccatttattaaatagggaatcctttccccatttcatgtttctgtcaggtttgtcaaagatcagatggctgtagacgtgtggtgttatttctgaggcctctgttccattccattggtctatatatctgttttggtaccagtaccatgctgttttggttatttaaCCAATATAAACATTTACATGCATTTGcaaaggacagagaaagaaattctgaaagaggaagagaagcctCTTCCTTTTGTCAGGGAGAATTAagcctcttatttttaatttgtattatccTCAAATTCTTCAGTTTCTATCCACCAATGCTTCAAAGAGTTTAGGGCCTAATTTCATGTAGGGTTAGTATTTTACTGTCACAAGAGAGTGCTTTGAGGTCTGGGAAGTTAGGACCACCTAGCTCCCTGCACTCTTACTCTCTGCAGCTATCTAGATATATTTCTTATGACAGACAGAGCCTGCTCACCTCTCCCATACATATTTCTTGAcagtaaaaacataaattaaaccACTTTCCATAACAGTCTAATTGACCTCCTGATTTCTATATTCACTCCATCTATAACCCCTATCCCACCACATGCTCATGCTACCTGTAGGGGAGGGAAAAAATTTCCATCTCTCTTAGGTTTGAAGAAAGCcaaaatatttcaccccaaaatatggccACTTGGTATAACTAGTATTTTGAATTAAAGGCCTTTAAAGATCAGCAGAAGAAACTTCACCCTATCCACCTAAAGACCAATCGACCCACCAGTAAGCACAACTGTTCTTCCCTCCTCTCTACTATAGAAAAGAAGACTGACAGGTGTAACCACACCTGAACAGACCCCATCACAAGAAAATATCTATGCTTCAGGCTCATTCATCTTCCAAATAGAACCATTTATCCATTAATTCACCATGGTCATTATTTATTGCTCTTCAAAAGAGTTACCTACAttccccctctccccactcccctccaaAAATGGCTGTGTAAGTGTCTGGGCCTTATTGGTATATTTGGGGAATCACTCTGTAATTCTGCCCTGCACATGTAAATAAATTTGTAGACCATTTCTCCTATGACCCTGCCTTTCAtcagttgatttttcagcaaattAAGAGGGCAAGGAAAAATTTTTCTCTTGATCCTACAGGTTAATTTTCTGGGGCCCATAAATTAACTTGATAAAAGATAgactaggccaggtgcggtggctcacacctgcaattccagcactttgggaggctgaggcaggtggatcacgaggtcaggagattgagaccatcctggctaagaaggtgaaactctgtctctactaaaaatacaaaaaattaactgggtatggtggcactcgcctgtagtctcagctattcaggaggctgaggcaggagaatcgcttgaacctgggaggcagaggttgcagtgagccgagatctcgccactgtactccagcctgggtgacagagtgagactctttcttgaaaaaaaaaaaaaaaagactaacaagtgaaaaaaaatttttaattatgtacATAGACAGGggaatttacaaagaaaacaatggCTGAAGGAGGCAGCCAGATGATTGAGATTTACATAGGTTGAATATCCTTCATCCAaatatctgaaatccaaaatctgaaagttTTTAAGCACTGACATGATGATCAaaagaaatgctcattggagcatttcatatttcacatttttgGTTTATGTAtatgttccaaaatctgaaaaaaactcAAACTCCAAAACCCTTCTGTTCCAAAGTGTTTTGAATAAGGTATACTCAACCTGTATATCATCTTGGACTAAACAAAGGAAAAGGAGTTTTGGGCTTCTGGGTGGGAGAGGCAGGCTGTGGCAGGTTGACTAGGAAAAACATGGTAAACAAGGGTTTTTATGCATATTTAAGTCAATGCCTTCTCTATCGATGAAAGTTGTTAAGAGTCTTCCTCTTCCTAGTGTGGGAGAGGGAGACACATTTACAAAAGGAAATTTCCCTTATAAGGGAAAACTTTTCACTTATAAAGGAAAACTTGTGCCTTGCTTTTAGAACTTTTCCTATTTCTGGTGATTCTCAATGGCCTTTGGCTCAAAATAATCCATATGCCAAAGAGACAAACCTGGAGATGGCATTTTCTGGTACCCTTCACACACAAGAACTCATCTTAGAGAGGTCCCTGTAACACCAAGATCTCAGGTGAGAGTCCAGGAGAAACGCAATTTCCAACTATCTACCTGAGGACTTGGTTCACTGAAACAAGTGAGAGGGTTTGTGAGCCTCGCATCATCTATCACTGCTGAGTGGATCCTGCCAGGGCTGCCCTCCCTCTGAAAGGCCAATCTGCTGCTATAGACTGCTGAGCAGCCACTGCACCCTGGAGAAGGTGAGCACAGCTCACCTGCAACCTGGGGAAACAGAAGTCATCTAGGGGCCTCTTAGGGAACTCCCAAGCCATGTCCTCCAGTGTAACCTACACAAGCCActgcagctgggactgcaggcacctccACCTCAGACCTACTACTCTTTCCTCCTCAGCAGCTGCACACAAACCTGTGATTTCCGTCCATCCTCCATGGACCACATTCTTCAAAGGAGAGAGAGTGACTCTGACTTGCAATGGATTTCAATTCTATGCAACAGAGAAAACAACATGGTATCAGCACTATTGGAGAGAAAAGTTGACCGTAACCCCAGGAAACACCCTCGAGGTTCGGGAATCTGGACTGTACAGATGCCAGGCCCAGGGCTCCCCGCAAAGTAACCCTGTGCGCTTGCTCTTTTCTTCAGGTGAGAAAGAAGGTGAATTAGTTGAAACTTTATAAAGAGTTTCCATTTATCTTAGCTCCCTGGAGGTTCCACGAACTGGGGTCTTTCGTTGCTCTCTAACCCTTGATCCCAGCTCCTTTAGTTTCACATTTTCCCTCCAATGGCTACAAGTGTTTTTCAAACTATGATTGAAACTTGAGTTTAAATGGTTAATATTAATCGACATCCCCACACACTTACACGGTCAAGAAAATGAGTTAGTTTTAGGGAGTACAAAAATGAAGCTGTCTCAGATCCTGCCCTGCAGGGCTTTATAGCCTCATAAGGGAGAAGTTACACACACATAACTGTGCTGAGGACAAAAGTGCCATCAGAGGAGCTCAGAGGtgggaaatctccaaactgaTGCTTTTTATCCCCACCCGTTGTTATGTGTCCCTTCTTCATTGCTAGTTTTCCCTCTGATTGGCATCAAGCTCCCACAGCTCCTCCTGTCCAGTTTTACCTGATTGATAATGATTTTGGTCACTTGCAAGGGCATGGTCTACAGGCGTAGGCATTCAACACAGTCATCTAAGAAAGAAGAGATATAGCTAACCTCAAATTAGAATCATTAGAATCTGAACAGCATGGAATTTCCATAGAGGACCACATCCACTGTCCCTTGAACCTAgactgtgtctgtgtctctgacAAGAATCCTGCTACAAATCATGCTCCAATGCCCGGGAAGAGTTCCTCACATAGTTCTCCAAGTGCCCCTTCTTTCATAGCTCCTGCTCTGGGACTCGGTGAGCAGGTTGGTTTTAAGTTCTGACATACTCTATTAGGTCAGGGATTTTGATCCCCCTTCCTCTCAGCTTTTATTCTCCATATTAGACTCCTTATCTTTGGAATCTGACCTTGAATGATAAAATAGTTGCCTCTGGGATTTATTTAGGAAATTTAGGAATTGTATCTGAAGCATGTTACACTGATTTAGGAGTTTTGTGAGCTTGGATCAAGAGACTACATCTTgtggaagaaataagaaaacaataaagccTTTGTAATTCAAGAGACACAAAAGAAGGAAGTAGCAGGAATGCTTTGAATGACGATCTCCTCTCTGTGTCTTTTCCAGACTCCTTAATCCTGCAGGTCCCGTATTCTGTGTTTGAAGGTGACACGTTGGTTCTGAGATGCCacagaaggaggaaagagaaattgaCTGCTGTGAAATATACTTGGAATGGAAAAATTCTTTCCAATTTTAATAAAAGCTGGGATCTTCTTATCCCAAATGCAAGTTCAAATAACAATGGCAATTATCAATGCTTTGGATATGGAGACAACAATGATGTATTTAGATCAAAtttcaaaatgattaaaattcaAGGTGAGTCTTTCAGTTCATATAGATTTGCTTAGTAATGTCAGGGATAGGAAACTGAGCATGTAAGGAAGGAATTTATGGGTTACTATTGAAACCCTGGATAGATGAGAGGCACAAGTCCTCTAAGAGGCAGAGAAAGTGGGATGATTGTACCTGAATAAACCTGTGGAAGAAAATTTTGATAGAGGTTTTGATAAGTGTGTCTTGCTGTGTGTCTGCAGTTTCCTGGGACTGAGCACCCAAACCTGTCTCTCCCAGAGTGCTAAATACTCTCATGCTCAGAACTTGATTTACCTCTTCTCTCTAGAACTATTTCCACATCCACAGCTGAAAGCTACAGACTCTCAGCCTACAGAGGGGAATTCTGTAAACCTGAGCTGTGAAACACAGCTTCCTCCAGAGCGGTCGGATACCCTACTTCACTTCATCTTCTTCAGAGATGACAGGGTCACCCTGTCAGACTGGAGCCCGTCCCGGGAACTCCAGCTCCCAGCCATCTGGAGAGAAAACTCAGGATCCTATTGGTGTGGTGCTGAAACAGTGATGGGGAACATCCACAAGCGCAGTCTCTCGCTACAGATCCACGTGCAGCGTGAGTGTTGGAGAGCCAGGCGTCTTCCCTGCCTTTCTGGGCCCCTCAGGCTCTGCAGGCATGGGGACTATGTAGCAGAGACCGGTTTTATCATCCCAACAGAGGAACCGGGCTTAGGCCAAGAAGTGAAGTAcaataataagagaaatacaTGACTTCTTTTCTACCTCCATTTTCCTAAAACCTCAGTCTTCCTTTGAAATTCTATGACTTCAGAATCACAGCTGACTCATGGAGTTACGTTTGAGAgctatggaaaacaaaacaagaaaataaggtGCCCTGCTAGGGAGTTGGCAGGTTCT
This region of Macaca fascicularis isolate 582-1 chromosome 1, T2T-MFA8v1.1 genomic DNA includes:
- the FCRL4 gene encoding Fc receptor-like protein 4; translation: MSSSVTYTSHCSWDCRHLHLRPTTLSSSAAAHKPVISVHPPWTTFFKGERVTLTCNGFQFYATEKTTWYQHYWREKLTVTPGNTLEVRESGLYRCQAQGSPQSNPVRLLFSSDSLILQVPYSVFEGDTLVLRCHRRRKEKLTAVKYTWNGKILSNFNKSWDLLIPNASSNNNGNYQCFGYGDNNDVFRSNFKMIKIQELFPHPQLKATDSQPTEGNSVNLSCETQLPPERSDTLLHFIFFRDDRVTLSDWSPSRELQLPAIWRENSGSYWCGAETVMGNIHKRSLSLQIHVQRIPVSGVLLETQPTGGQAVEGETLVLVCSVAEGTGYTTFSWHREDTQESLGRKTQRSPRAELELPAIRGSHAGGYYCTADNSYGPVQSALLNITVREISGNRDGLVAAGATGGLLIALLLALALLFHCWRRRKSGVGFSGDETRLPPTPGPGDSSHSIYPAQVELQSLCVDVHPKEGDLMYSEIQTIRLGEEGEANTSRTLLEDKEVSVVYSEVKTQHPDNSAGEISSKDEES